A segment of the Synechococcus sp. MEDNS5 genome:
GCGCCGGCAACGCTGGACTCGATCTCGTGATCCAGCTGTTCAGCAAGCCATAGCAAGGCCTGGAGATCCCGGAGTCCCGGCAGCAGCCAGGGAGGCCTGGGGTCAACATCCTCGAAACCCAGCATCAGAAGCCAGGGAGTGAGGGGCTGTTTCAGCTCACTCCAAAGCATGCGGGAATGCGCATCGACAGCGAAGGGCTTCACGGTGCGAGGAAAGTCGTTTGGAAGAATCAGCGACAGATCCCCTGCAAGGTCAAGAACGGGACCATCATCAGGCTGTGCAATCAACAGATCTGAGGCCATTTCCAGTTGATCAGCGCAAAGGAAGACCAGCGATGGCACTGTCAGCCTTTGCAATGTATTGACCACTACGTTTCAAGCCATCACGTCAATTTTGGCATCGCTGAATCGGAGAAAAGCAAGTAAATTCCCGGGAGATGGGTGAAAGCGATGTTCGAGCTGGAGACAGTACTTGCCTTCGGCGTTGGTGCCGGATTGGTTGCATTGGCACCAATGGTGAAGCGTTTCGGCAATCCCCAACTCGGCGATTCGATGAACCAGACAGGGCGTTCCATGGCAAAAAGTGGAATCAAATTGGGGGTCACCGTGGCCAGTGCAGCTGGTGCTGCTGCCAAGGGGGTCGCGCGCGGAGCTGCTGAAGCAGCCGAGGGGCTTGGAGATTTGGTTGCTGAAGCCAGGCATGAAATGGAGTCCTCTGGAGAAACAGATGAGCCTGCTGTCAAGTCGACCAAATCCAAAAAAGTCACTGAAGTCACTGTCGAGTGAGGAATTCCACCACCATCTCTGGTTGCCTCACTATGAGGGAGCAGTCGACTACTGGCTTTCAGCTCATTCATCGCAGTAATCAGCGACTGCGCTTGAGTCTTCCTCACGATCGCAAGGCTCCTGAGGCGCTGCATCAATGGTTGGCTAGTCAACCTGAAATCCTCTCAGCCAGGGTCAACACCTTGGCTCAATCACTCATCATCACGCTGCCTCCATCCAACTCAGGCTGGAGCGACGATGACGTGATCCGCTGGATGAATTCCCTCCCCAGCGATGGGGAACTGGTTCATCAACTCAACGCCTGTCCTCCGATTCAGGACGTTGCGTTGAGTGGTGGCAATGAGGAGGAGCCCTTCGTCCCCTCCCGGATCATTCTTCCTGTCAGTTCCTTGGCACTGGCACTACTCGCCGGCCCCTTATCGCTGCCACCTCTGGGCGTGGCGATCTTCATTCTCATTGCAGCCCGCCTGAGCTTCCGTCGGGCCTGGGAGGGCCTGCGGGATGAACGCCGCATCAACGTCGATGCTCTCGACGCTTTGGCTGTGGGTATTCACAGTCTCGAGGGATTTCTTATTGGCCCGGCGTTGATGATCAGCATGATTGAGGGCGGTGAAGCGGTTCGCGATGCCACCCAACGGATTGCGCATTCAGCCAGTTCCGATCTCCTGGCAGGTCTTGAGGCGGATGTCCGCCGTGTTGATGACGCCGGAAACGAAACGATCGTGCCCAGCTCCGAACTCAAATCAGACGACAGAGCCATCTTTTATCCAGGGGACAGCATTCCCTGTGATGGAATCGTTGAAAAAGGCGAAGTCAGCTTCGATGTTGTGAAGCTCACCGGTGAATCTGTCCCCCGTCACGCCGAGGCAGGAGATGAAGTTTTGGCTGGATTCATCCTGCTTGAAGGGACCATGATCATGCGCATCACGGCTGTTGGCTGCGACACCCGTATCGGCCAAATCACAGCGTTGATCGACTCAGCTCCTGTTTTCGACACTCGGGTGGGCAATGTCGCAGCCAGGGTTGCTAATCGCTTCGTGTTGCCGACTCTTGCATTGGCAGGGGTCTCACTGCTTCTGAGTGCAGGCAATCTCGCCCAGGCGGCCTCCCTGCTGATGTTCGACCTGGGCACCGGCCTCAGGGTTTCTGTCCCAACTGCGATCATGGCCGCCCTGACACGCGCAGGGAGCCAGGGACTCCTGATTCGTAGTGGACGTGCGCTCGAACTTCTCGATGAGATCGACGTTGTTGTCTTCGATAAGACCGGCACACTCACCAAAGGCCACCCCTCCGTGGTTCATTTTGATGTGCTCGACCCGTCCTTTGCGCCAGAAACACTGATGCATCTGGCGGCATCCGCCGAACAAGGACTAAACCATCCGATTGCAGAAGCCGTCGTTCAATACGCGGCACTCTCAGAACAGCACCCAGCCACTCCTGATGCATGGGATTACAAGGTCGGGCGTGGTGTCTCCGCTGTGATCGATGGCCATTCCGTGTTGATCGGGAACTCCAGATTGCTTCGCGAAGAAGGCTTAACTGAGCCAGAACTAGCGATTCGCCCTGATCTAGACACAGCAACACCTGTTTTTCTTGCCGTCGACGGTGCCATCGTCGGTGTCTTCCACGCCGCCGATACCCTGCGTCCCGACAGCCACGCCCTGGTGCAAGAACTGCACCGCCGCGGAATCCAAGCGCACATGCTCACCGGCGACATTGCACCCGTTGCTCACGCTGTGGCCGCTCGGCTTGGTCTAAGGCCAGATGAAGTGCACGCGGAAGCGCTACCCGATCAGAAAGCCGAACTGGTGAAAGCATTCAAAGACCAAGGCAAACGCGTCGTGTTCGTGGGAGATGGCATCAATGACTCAGCGGCTCTGGCCTACGCCGATGTGTCTGTTTCATTCGCCTCTGGCAGCGACCTGGCCAGGGAAACCGCTGACATCGTGCTCACGAACGATCGTGTTTCCGATCTGATCGCTGCACAGGATCTGTCTCGGCTCACCTTCAAACTCATCCGCGAGAACATCGGCATCGTTGGCGTTCCCAACCTCACCGCACTGCTCATCGGAACCTTCTTCCCCCTGGGACCCATCACAGCCGTGCTGATTAATAACGGGTCCTCCTTGGTAGCTGCTGGCAATGCCATGCGCACGCTCAGATTTCGTCCTTCCCCCCTACCAGAACCGCAAAGCTGCGACCTGCCGGCACCATTGCGCGCCAGTGATCTTGCCAAACGCTTGGGAACGACCCATCAAAGGATTAGCTCGATGCGCAGGAGAGGGGGACTTCACTCTTGGAGCCGCCTCCAAGATCCTGACGGACACAGCTGGCGCTACTGCGAAACAACTCAGATCTACCACCCGCTGGAAATCGCTGAGGCGGTGGCTTGAGCAGCAGCGACTGCCTGATCTTGCGCCACCGCAACTCCCTGCGTTGCCGATACACGATTTGTTCGTCGACCTCAATTTGCTGGCGTCAACTCGAACGAGAACTCTCCAATCGCCTCGCCAACCACAGCATTCAGTTCCGTTGCAACAAACTAGCCGGTTCGATTTCGTTTCACACCACAGCAGCTCTGGGTGAACTGAATTGGCACGTCGCAACCCAGGCCCTGGTGGCGTCCCTCAATGCTTTGGGGGCCACGCCTCCCCCTGCCAAGGTGTTGGCGATTTCCGTAAAAACGATCCGGTCCCCATTGCCACCCCTTGGCAATGCCATCACGTTGGCACTCAGTGTGAGTCTCGCCCTGATGGCCTTTCTGCTTCTGCTGATTGGTCTGCCAGCGCTCCTGCTGCCGTTGTCCCCGGGTTCTGTTCTGATTCTCCTGGCGACTTGGTGTCTTGAACTTTCACTGCTGATACGACGTCCCTTCGTTCAATACGCCCCCTGATTGCCGTGACAACCATGGTTTCGATCACCTCGGATGTCCAACTCTGGACAGTGGTCAGTGACCTTCCCGGCAGGGTGAGGGTTCGCTGGAACCCTGCACTCTTCAACGTTGAGACACTACGTCACACCCGATTGGTGCTGGGTGGTTGTCCCTGGCTGCTGGGATTCCGCATCAACCCCCTGGCCGGAAGTCTCTGCATTCATGTGCGCTCCGACCACCGCTCGAAGCTGGAGGAGCTGCTTGCCCTGGCATTCGATCCAGGTGGCACTCAACTCGAGCCGGATTGCGAGGCTTTGGTGCGGTCGAGACGCGCAAGCCGCGTGTTGTTGCACGGTGGAGTCTGCACGGGGATCCTGTTGTTTGATCTCTTAATTCCTCTGCCGCTCACCCTGCTGGTTGGCCTGTCGTCGGTGATGATTTGGCCAAGGATCCTTACAGGCTTGCGATCTCTCTTCAAGGGGGAGACCGATTACGACTTGATGGAGCTTGGACTCTCCGGGCTCATGCTCTTCCAAGGACTTCCCGAGGAAGTTCTCTTGGATCTCAGCATTCATGATGGAACGGGCCTAATGCAGCAATCCATGCTGCCCGCCGAAGAGACCGGAAGCCCCAAGCGCTTGTTGCAGCGACTCGAAGAGCGAATTCATCTCACATCGCCGGATCCCGATCAAAAGACCATCTGCCTTTCAGATGCGAAACGCGGGCAAAAGTATCTGATTCATGCCGAACAAATGTGTCCCTTGCGTTCACGCGTGGAATGCGGGGATCTACTTGTGATTGATAAACGCATCAACGGTGACTGGCAACCACGCTGGTTGAAGCAAGGCGATGGCGTCAAAGCTGGGGCGCTGGTGATTAAAGGCAAGGGAGTCCTGAGCCTGCAGACGGAACTCGACAACGACCCTACCTATGCCTTATTGCATAAACAGCAAACACACAGCGGCCTCGAAGACAACGTTTTAGCGGACGATCTCGCATCAATCGGTCGCTGGATGAATCCTTTTCTGCTGCTGAGCAGCGGTGCCTTGATTGCCACTGGTGCCGGCCACGCGGCGCTCGCCCCCCTGCAATTCACGCCCTTGCATAACTGGGAACAGAGCGTAAGTGGTGCCAGGCTGACAGCGGTAGCTGATCTGAAGCTACACAACGTCAATATTCACAACCCCAACACGCTGAGCAGTTTCGGCAGGGTCAAGCACCTTGTGGTGACCTTCAGCGGCCTAAACCATCACCGTGGGATCAATTTAGAAGAGCACAGGATCGAGGATGGCTTAGCAGAAGGAAGCCTGGTGAGACTTCTGTCGGGAATCCAGTCCTGGTTGGTTGAAGAAGGAGGGCCCTCGATCTGGGCTGATCAGCTACGCAAGATCGACAATCCCACAGCGATCGACTCGGTAACGATCGAGTCAGCAAGCCGTCGCTTCAATGTAGTGACAGCAACTGGTGAAAGATACTTAGTGGAGCCTGGGGTGACGGAATCGCCTTCCACCTCAGATGTTCCGGAGATCCTGCAGCCCCTGACCATTTTCCGTGATGGCAACGCAATCGGCAGGATCACCATGACAGTTTGTCCTGACGATCACTGGATTCAAGCCTCTTCTTGGCTCAAGAGACAGGGAATCAAGCTTCATGTGGTCTCCACCCTTCCGCCGAAACAGCTGAGAACCAGCGTTCACAGCCTGGGCATTCCTGATGGTCAAATCCATGGAGGTTGCGACGGAGCCAAGCGGGTCGCACTGGTCAGACGCCTTCAAGGACAATCCCAAACTGGGGTGGCCTATCTGGGCTACCTGATCCAGGACCTCGCAGCCCTTGAATTGGCCGATGTCTCAATTGGCATGCGCGTCGAAGACGACAGCCTCTTCATCTCCGAACTCTGCGATCTGACGATTCCCACGAACGCAGGATGGATTCCCAGACTGATCGAGCTGAGCCGCAGATTGCAGTCCACAGAGAACGGCAACTTTGGACTGATCACTACAACCCAGCTCATTTCGACCCTGGCAACCGTTGTGGGTTGGATCCCGCCGCTTCAGACCATCCTTCTCGCCGACCTACCGATGTTGATTGCTGAATTGCACAACATCTTGAGCGTTGAACGAGTGGGCTACCCGGCTGGGGATGCTGGAACTCAGCTGGCGGCCTTCACAAGTCGCCATGACGATCGCTGACCCGGCCGCTGGATCCGCAGGCAGCGAAGCCCTCGTCTCTCGAAGCCTTTGCCGTCGCAGAGATCCTGCAAAGGAGGTAAGCGCCTGAGCTGAAGAAGATCCGCCAGCTCACGGCTGTCCACTTCGATGCCAGTTCGCACAAGCTGTTCAAGGATCTCGAGACGTTCTCTGAACAGCCTTAGATCTGCGAACTGCTCAGCTTTCATCCAATTGGATTCGCCACTGACGACAGGCAAAGACGACGCATCACTCTCGCCATGGGCCTGAACCAGCTCAAGCTCGGTCGCTACAAGCTCCCCACCTTCGCCGGTGGCCGCAGCTCTCAAACGTGAAACGTCACTCGCCCGCAGGAATGTTCGCAGCCCTCGACGCTCAGGAGTGATGCCAATGCGCTGAGCCAAGACAAGGATCTCAGCTCGCGAGAGTCCCAGCTCGGATTCGAGCCTCGAGAGGGTCAGCATCTCATCAGCCATGGGCAAGCAACGGACCACCGGGACATGTTGGTCGCGAACAGTTCAGAACGGGGTGGTCATGACGACACCGTGTCCAGAACATCGAGGCAATTCATGGCAACCTTCGACCAAAACCCCTCCACGAAAACGGACATGACGATGACGCCCGAACAGAGTTTTCAAGCCTTGAAGGCGGGGCATGAGCGATTTATGGCGGGAAAATCGCGGCACCCCCATTCCTCAGCTCACAGGCTCAAGCAGCTGGTGGATGGTCAACGTCCGATGGCCGCCATCTTGAGTTGTTCCGACTCGCGCGTTCCGGTTGAGTTGCTCTTCGATGCGGGGTTTGGAGATCTTTACGTGGTCCGCACCGCAGGGAACACAAGTTACAGCGACACCATTGGCTCTCTCGACTACGGCGTGCTGTCGTTAGGCATTCATCTCATTGTGGTGATGGGGCATGAACGCTGCGGAGCCGTCACAGCAGCCTGCACTTCAGAGGAAACGCTCACGCCAGCGCTCAGCGATCTGGTTGGCACCATCCGCTCCAATCTCAAACGCGTTGGTATGAGCAATGATGTGGGCGCAGCCTGCCGAGCCAACAGCATGGAATCGGCTCGCAGCTTGGTTCATGGCAGTGCGTTGATGCAGGAGCGGGTGAAGCAAGGAACTCTTCGTATCGAAGCGGCTTGTTACACCCTCGAAGAGGGGGCCATCGAGTGGCTCGGTGCTGTCTCCTGATGAGCACAAGTCGCTGCTTTTTCGGCATAAAGCACTAAATTTGAAATTGTTTATCGGCCTTCCTTTCCGGCCCCTTCACCACGATGTTCGAACTCGAATTTCTCCTGGCCATGGGCGTCGGCGCTGCTCTTGTTGCTGTGGCACCTACCGTGAAAGCCATCAGTGGAAAGGAAACCGACTGGAGCCGCTCGGTTAGCAACAGCGGACGCACCATTACCAAGCAGGGCCTCAAGCTTGGAATTCGTCTGGCGGACACAACGGGGGCTCTCTTGAAAGGTGTAGGACACGGCTTTTCAGAGGTCAGCGAAACCTTCACAGACCTTCTCGCTGAAGCTCGTGCGGACCTTGAAACCAACAAGTCAGCCCAACCTGCTGCGACCGTGACATCCAAACGCGGTTGAACTCCTAAGCCCTCTTTCCACGCATGAGGCTTGCAACAGAGCGGGAATTGAAAATATCAGCGGTGAGGATCGGTAGATCCACAAGAATCACTGCAACCAAAGGGTTGAGTGGGATCACAAGGTTCACCAACACCACCAACAAGTGAGGCATGAGCACCCAAATCACTTGCTCTTTCTGCCGTCGCTGGAACCGTTGGCAAAGATTGACCAGCACAGGGAGCTGATCAATACATCGAGGTGCTATCAGAACATCGGCAAGCTCCTGGGAGAACGCCTGATCCAGGTCAGAGATCCGCATCCCCACATCAGCAGCTGCGATTAAGGAAACATCCGTATCCTCACCCGCGAGCAGCATCACCGGTCCCTGGGAGCGACACTGCCCAAGCCAGGCCAACTGCTTGGAAACATCGGGCTCAAACACAACATTCTGATCCGGAAGATCGAGTCGTTGGCGCAACAGATTGGCGTACTGCATGTCCCACCGCATCATGAGCGTGATCTGCACACCACTTCGCTTCAGTCTTCGCAAAGCTCTTAAGACCCGTCGCGATTGACTCACCTTGAAGGTCACCCCTCCAACCAATTGACCGGAGCGGATCACATACATCCAGGTCCGGTGACCGATGGGACCGAGATCCCCTGAATGGTGGAGCTGACGGGCACGCAAGAGATTCGGCCCTCCAATCTCAATCTGCTCACCCAACACCTGACCACGCCATCCGAACGAGCCATTCATTTCGATCTCTTCCACGCTGCATGGATCCAGATCCATGACTTGAAGAAGCGTGGTGTAAGCCGTGAGTCCGAAAGGTCGCTGTTTGCAACGGAACCCAGCCAGGATCTGCACCAGTTCGTCGGCACTCGCATCCATGAGTGGGTGAAGGCTTTCCAGTTCCATCGACATGAAACGGCCAAGCACTGCTTCCGTGATCAACAACTGATGGCTGGCCGCTACCGAGG
Coding sequences within it:
- a CDS encoding heavy metal translocating P-type ATPase, with amino-acid sequence MAQSLIITLPPSNSGWSDDDVIRWMNSLPSDGELVHQLNACPPIQDVALSGGNEEEPFVPSRIILPVSSLALALLAGPLSLPPLGVAIFILIAARLSFRRAWEGLRDERRINVDALDALAVGIHSLEGFLIGPALMISMIEGGEAVRDATQRIAHSASSDLLAGLEADVRRVDDAGNETIVPSSELKSDDRAIFYPGDSIPCDGIVEKGEVSFDVVKLTGESVPRHAEAGDEVLAGFILLEGTMIMRITAVGCDTRIGQITALIDSAPVFDTRVGNVAARVANRFVLPTLALAGVSLLLSAGNLAQAASLLMFDLGTGLRVSVPTAIMAALTRAGSQGLLIRSGRALELLDEIDVVVFDKTGTLTKGHPSVVHFDVLDPSFAPETLMHLAASAEQGLNHPIAEAVVQYAALSEQHPATPDAWDYKVGRGVSAVIDGHSVLIGNSRLLREEGLTEPELAIRPDLDTATPVFLAVDGAIVGVFHAADTLRPDSHALVQELHRRGIQAHMLTGDIAPVAHAVAARLGLRPDEVHAEALPDQKAELVKAFKDQGKRVVFVGDGINDSAALAYADVSVSFASGSDLARETADIVLTNDRVSDLIAAQDLSRLTFKLIRENIGIVGVPNLTALLIGTFFPLGPITAVLINNGSSLVAAGNAMRTLRFRPSPLPEPQSCDLPAPLRASDLAKRLGTTHQRISSMRRRGGLHSWSRLQDPDGHSWRYCETTQIYHPLEIAEAVA
- a CDS encoding carbonic anhydrase, whose protein sequence is MATFDQNPSTKTDMTMTPEQSFQALKAGHERFMAGKSRHPHSSAHRLKQLVDGQRPMAAILSCSDSRVPVELLFDAGFGDLYVVRTAGNTSYSDTIGSLDYGVLSLGIHLIVVMGHERCGAVTAACTSEETLTPALSDLVGTIRSNLKRVGMSNDVGAACRANSMESARSLVHGSALMQERVKQGTLRIEAACYTLEEGAIEWLGAVS